From the Macrobrachium rosenbergii isolate ZJJX-2024 chromosome 50, ASM4041242v1, whole genome shotgun sequence genome, the window ttcttatgctattaaagactttaaatagagatGTTGAAAACTAGGGGGGAATTCCACCCTGATCATTAGAAAGAGAATTCCACCCtaaacattagtaaggtcctctaaattcatgtaatgaaaataatgtaagtggccaccgtctaagatcatgagctttagaattgaatctgaataggcttgtattaagaaaatactttctgcctaatagcagacacaatgacagtaccccccctttttaaataaagagaggacctgacaaaattgcgaggtcctgtctgaAAAaacctgcaaggagaaaactgggcacagagacagaccttgtgaaaggggagtactttccaaggtgaccactgaggaattcgcaacactacccctgatgaggggaaaccaaaatgattggttccgctagacagggcagagTACATGAAaactagcactagaagctaagctgattaaaaatttgggtcttcccccaacaaggaaaggtaagaacaagatgattgttggttaccgaagctaactccgatacattactcaaagaccaggaaactgaatgtggacggagtactggtctcagacaaacacagaccttagggatgaaagttaagggcctgtgagtctggttccaacaaaacactttccccGGGGCCAATGCAGCCGCAACATTGctgtagcttcaaaaactatgtgaagagtgctagttacttaactgcagagccatactgcagtagagtaggatcccttgactgaatttaggaaaacagtaataacaggatcaatatcagtttcctcccaaactgtaaaattcacaaagaccacaaagccagggcaccagaactttgaggaggctgTGCTTTTTACAAGGCAGGGGCAGTAACCCTACACTCAACCTTCCTCTTTTACCTGGGCTTGGGACCGGCATGTTAAGTAATACTCCCATGCAGCTCTCAACAGgggaacgtggagaggtctggtgcaagcggccatgggccACCAAGAGGCCTGAGAGCCCCCGGAGtagtagaatagaatagagtacTCTGCATGTCCAGACTCCAAAGTCCTTGTAATGGCAGAAAATGGTTGTATAATGTGTCAGCTAGTGTGAACAGACATTTTTACTTTACTCCCTAGAATTTGACCAGTTCATGCTTTTCCTTTTTGCCATTTAACCCATTATTCTTAATTTCCTTATTCTGGTATTAGTTTTGCTTTATTAAAATCTGGGTCTCTTGGACTTTAAGTAAGTTCATTAAGTGCCATTATGTGTTTGCTGCTCAATGTGctttctttggtttattttgaaCACCCAGTCTGTTTGCCTGTTGATCATTATTTAGGAATAAGTCCTTCATATACTAAATTCAGCTTGATATTTAAATTGAAATGATCATGGATAACTTGGCAGCTCATCCATGCCTTGCTCAGAGAAGTTCACTGCCCACTGGTATGTTTAGCacactttttatttcttacaatgATCACGAGTTAATTGCAGACAAAattaactgtcttgcatataaaTACTGTTTAGATTTTCCATACTTGGTGTAACTCATTGCTAGTTATGGTCATTGTTAGGCATGGTCCATGTTCTCAGCTTGTTACTGTAATGATTTCATAACGgatatattaatattacaagGGATTTTCTTAGCTACTTAAATCTTTATTgaattttgttacaaaattatGATACTTGTACTGAGTTTCAAGGTCTCTTAAAATGATCTGTTAAGAcaattttttaataactaattttttatatctatttttcacAATTGTTTTCCTTAGAAGCAACAGCACCTGTTGTAAGCATCACAATATTTTCATGTGAAGTTTTTATCCCAGGTGTGCCTGGCAAAGTATGCAAGGACTCATTATCCTCTGCTTCAGATGTAACTTTAACCACATCTGTTTCCATCTACCTCACCGAGGCCTACTGATCTAGTTCTTGCAGCctctaatggcctgtccacactagcgggcatgctcgtcgggcacttccagctgtttatattttctcacgCTTTTGAAgtagtgttaccagacaatcgcattgttctggctccatacttggttggtcagtatagtggaacgggttatgggaacagtgtttgcccatCAGGCAGTGCCCGCTAGTATGGACATGGCTGAAGACCTCCAGAATGGGGAAGTTGAAAAACTACCCTTTTGCTTCGTTCAAAAGCAAATAGAATTGAATTGAGGTTGCATTAGCTTTTGGAAAACCTACCTGACGGTTTGTCTTCCCTTCCAAAAGAAATGATCGCTCTTAGCAACCCCATCTTCTTAGATACCACCAACCCATGGAGTTGTTTGCACTTTATAAGTGGAGATCATTCATCAGCTCCTGCTAGAGACTTCTTTTGCATGGTTTCACTTGATGTGCCTGCTGCCATCCACAAGTCcacaaaaaatttacttttctattaGTTGTCCTTTCTTAATATAGAGAACAGCAACTATTCAGGtttgaaataagaacaaaatcaGTTTCTCATTGACTGgtcaaaaaaattatcataaagtaTTTTTCAGTTCCCATATCCTTgcaaatcaagaataaaaattttttgtttttcgtttagcTATGCCGTGCTGTAACATGGATAATGCAATAACTGTATGTTATTCAAAAGGCAGTCTCAGTTTCATGGCAATGACAAATTGCACATCTACATTAccttatttttgtgaatatttatatggCTAGCTACAGAAATTTATCATCAGCAGACTTCAGTTCAACAGTGTGAcaagttttttcattctttgaacAAACTATGATAGATTACTTCTACTCAGCTTTgaaaagaatctaaaaaaaaaaacatgatagcAAGCGCACTGTTGAAATTCTAAAacttttgttgtcattttcattCGGCTGCACAACAGCTAGCATAAATACCAAGGCAGTTTACTGTAGTTTTTAATggtttaaaaattatacaacTGCATTACATTCTCTTtggcaaataatttttatagtgaACAATGGAAATGCCTATTACAGCTAAATATGtgaagttttttcattcttcctttttgaaaaactaaaaatgtgtctTTCAGTAAACAGATTTgtttattataagtaaaattattcattcttgaaATGTCCGTAATACTGTATCAGTTTTATACCGTGAAAAATAACTTGGACCAACTAAAGGAAATTACCAAATGAAAATGCAGTCAGGAAAAAATTGCCTGTGAAAGATGTTAATCTAATGCTAAAATTTCATAGGGTtaacatttctgaaatttctttGCTACCCAGCATTCTCTTTTTTCTTGTAGGtaacttaaatttattatttataaataatcagaTTTCATACCCATTTTGTCAGGTTTGTAagatattccattttctttctttacagttTGCAGTCCTTTATAGTGGTGACGAATGCTTGGGGTCATCTCGCATCATAAGGGCAGGCCCATCTCTATACACTCTTAACATTAATGATTGCAGAACACGTATAttaaaagaaagggaagagacaAAGTCTTTGGTCTGTactcaaaaattaaaagtaaacactAAAAGGCCAGAAAGCTCAGATGAATGACTGAATTGGAGATCGAAggtgattttacaaaaattaagttatttcattgtataactttcagcttttatttaaaatgattacTCTACTATAAAGTAACagcaatttacttaattttaaataCCTAACCAggtttttgcatgaaaaaaggaatttgaactGAATAGATTCTCATTAAAGGATCTTACATAGCAGTCTAATTTTGTATGAATCAGTTCAgcaaacaaatttcttcattgtTAAGAATTTCTTACAAGTGACATGAAATTGTAGCAATGTTTGTATAGTAATAAGCGTTACGCTATTCAGTGTTAGTTTTgcttgataaaaaattatttgctaatatattattttatttacttggtcatattattttaaatagtttttttcctttttggtatACTGACTTTTGTAGGTATAGTTTAAGGAGCACTGTATAATTGATGGGATTGTATgaataaacttaaattttttcatcacaatTCTATCAATCACTGTATATGCCTGAATTAGTGTAGGAAAAGATGCTACATGCCCCAAAAAGCTTGCATTTATCAGTAGGATTGAGGAAAGCTCTTGGACTGTTACCAAGGCACTCAGAAGACAGTTCCAAATTATATTCGATAGCAAGAGGTGTACAAAGGGCTCAAACTTGGAATGACTTATCTTTTCCAATTAAGTGTTCTTTAAAACTTCCATTGCCTTGTACAAATGAATAATCTGGAGTTTTACCTCCATGGGTAAAGCTTCATATCCCTCTTAATTACTGACCAAGGAAGACTAGGACAATAAGGCATAAGGTACTGTGGCAAAATAAAGAGTTTGGTCTTCACCACAAGTCTAGTGCAAGCAAGTTTCACGGACAACCAAACACTACCATGTGTGACCTTCCCAGACAGTCTGTGAATCTTGCTAACTCATCTTGAAGATGCAAACAGCAGTAGAAAAACTATGTTCCTTGGGCAGTTCATATTGGTCTCATAAGGCTCCTGAGGACCAGGGAGAAATCCCATTAATGAGGTTTGAGTGtaccaaaggaatttttttctaaatgcagGATGTCCCTTCAACTCTACTGAAGAACCCATGTCAAGCCCACATGTTCAATTTACCCTCAAGAGAGCATATCTAAAACCATGATGGCAGAGACAGAAAGCTTCTTGGAATGACATGAGAAGGAAGGCAGCAATTAATGGGATAGTGGAATTAACTGAACAGATCAGTGATTATTTCACTGCACTAGCTACTTAATTGGGTTCAGTTATCCTGGTATAGGCTGTTGGCTGTAAAAGTCCTGTGATGGATGTGGCTACCTCCTCAAAAACACGCCTTTAGGGATGTAAAATGCTTGAGATTAGCTCATACCTAAGGTTCAGCCCATAAAGGTTGCGAGGGCAAACACACAAATGCTTAATCAAGGTCCTTGTGCCTGGTAAGGCTTTTCTGGAATTGCATAGATTTTCCTTACTGTTTGTACCAGATGTAGATGCTACTAGCCTGGCAGTCTACATTTCTAATTTGCCTCACCCCATGAAACTATAACAAAAGATATAAGGATCAACAGTCAGTGCACCAAAACAACCTCTTACCTAGGAATGTCATGCAATTTTAACACACTTGCCTTCCATCTATGAACAATTGCCTATCATACACTCATGAACAATCCAAATGAATACAGGTATTTCCCCATTTACAATGGGgttaagctacaaaaaaaaaacatcgtttcttgaagaaacaattttgaaattcccctagcctacactagggtaaacagtacaatcatacatatacatagcttagcctacactatagtacagtatatacttacatatacatactgtataattattatcagctaattctggaggtttaaTACATATCAATCATCATTCTACTGATTCtcttttgttattcaatttttcctgtttgtactgaattatcgATGTCTATCTgcattgaacctccagaattagctgatattaataattatatcatatatgcatagagtatactgtaggctaggctaccatatattaTAGATTGTACGTACtgtataccctagtgtaggctaggtaaATTGAGGAACCCTATATACGTCTAATTCTTGGCATACTTGAATGCTCGCCTTTATAGTGCCCATTATCCAGTTCGGCCTTAATCCTTCAacacctagctgcaactcctttaatttcttttactgtaccttctttcatattctcttccatcttactttccaccctctcctaacaattgattcatagtgcaactgtaaagttttcctcctgttacacctttcaaaccttttactgtcaatttctgtttcaatgctgaatgaactcataggtcccagtgctcctTTGGCTTaacttctatattcaattctTGTCCTTAATGATGGTGGATACTGTCGACTGCAATAAACCCATCACGAGCAATCACCATGACTGCCTTTCCAGCAGCATGCtggttgaaaattttcattttctgctcaaaaGTAATGGAATGCCTTGTCTTCCTGGCTACCAGCTGGAGACTTACTTGGACATTTGGCAGACATACTGGTATacaataatttcagttttaaaagtttatatgTATAGTCAAAACGCACAAAAATCACACGAACACTGAACTAATTTTACTTTGTAGACGGCGAGCTCGAGAGAGGTCGAGTTAGGGGAAAAGATACCCACCTCCCGGCTTCTCAGGCCAACATACCTTACACTGTACGTTGCGGCCTGTGCCCCTTGCATgcgaaatttgaaaatattttcaaaatgttgtaCCAGTATCAAACCGTAATTACAGAACCATCGGAACTGCTAAACCCATCCCAAACTCGATTTATCGTAAAATGAGACACCACAAACGGGGAAATACCTGTATAATAAAAACAGGGTGGATACTGTTAGTCGATGAAAATGGCAGCTTTACAAACAAACTTCAGTAGTAAGTTCAACAGTAACGTAGGTGCCGTGACCAGACAACACGCAAAGAACAAGTGATGCCAGCAATTAGGTAATCTCCTAATCTCGCCCACCAGCCACCACTTAATTACCTTGTTAAAGTCTTCAACAACAAAACCAGATGACGCCATGCATGCTCCtgtataaatgaaagataaatttctGTAGTATTCTTGTAGGAGCACAGTTAAAACTTTACAGCTTCACATTTGGTGTTCTAGTCATATATACTTTTAGGTGTTAAAGACATGCATCACACTTTGCTACCGAGCATGAAATtcaagttactttcatttaaagtaaggggaaatttcacttttataaaaagaataaattagtcCTTTCTTATGCACCTTTTtaaattgtttcaaaatacaCTAACCAGTTCGAAGTCATGTTCCTTCAGTTCCAATTTATGTTCCATTTTGTTCCAACAGCATGTTTCAAAGCTAAAATTCAAAGAAAGGATATGGAAACATTCCTGTGTATATCACTTTActtaaaaaagtaatgaaataataacagtaggatactcaaattttatttggaaatgtaTCTTAAGCTAATGTAGACCATTATCGTCATACTGCCAGATTATAATTGCATTGTCCACTAGTAGTGTGCAATATTACCaaatacaaatgcaaaatatGTGTTGGCTAAAACAGGAATATGAGCATGGGCAACAATAATAGGGCAGTGATTTATCCTCTTGCTAAGACTGTATTACTGCtatcgagttaaaaaaaaaaaaaaagattttttaaaatctcttgTCAAACTCCTCAACATGACAACACTGGAAGGCATCTTAAGTATAACTAAGGGTATGGGCAACACCACTGAAAAACCACGAATTTTAAATGCACATCATTTCGCATTTTGATGTACACAGCTAGCTAAAATAAATCAACATGCTATTAACAAAAAGCTGAGCACATAAAACACTGCCAATGCTAACCACTTTAGGGTAAAATGTGTTACTAGCCTCTTTTTCAACCAATGAAACTTGGAAAAAGATAAGATTTACAATCGAATAGAGTGAATtatactaaattttttatttattttttctttcagcaaGGTCAAATGGTTGATTTgtttaaaatacagataaaatcaaGAACCAGCATCTAGTAATTTACATGACTTCCAAATGATTTACTCAAACATTATCTATACCACTATCTTATATTTGCAtgtcacaaaaagaaaaacaaaagcaatgcaTTTCCAAGTAATATCAAAAGatttatactacagtatattcaagTACAAAATAGAAACTCGTTATGTATTTCcacaaatactgtatttccattAAGCTCAAAGGATTCACTGCATTTTCTGGTGTACATCcatcaataaacaagtaaaactgaCCACTACTAAACTACTGCATACCAGCTTAGTACCAAGCTGTCAGATAATCAATAATCCAGCTCCCAGTGGCAAAGGAAACTAAGTATTTCAAGAAATCCCAAAGGTGTTGCACAGCTGCCCTTGCCCATCTAACGAGAGTCAGCTTTGCTAACTGTGAGCCCTCCACAGAATCCATGTCAATGAGTAAGTTTTTGTATTAGGCCTCTATAGAGAGTACTCCTTGCTTACATTAAGTCAGAAAATGTTAagtatcattatttaaaatactgaaccaaacaTTTCACTATGTATTCAGATTTCAAGAAACTATATAGCAAGTATATTCTAGTCGAAGCTAATTTGCCGACGGAGCTCCTCCATCCTTCTTTGCAGCTTTTTGTTGCTTTAATCTCATCATTTCAGCATCACGGTGTTTACGAGCTTCAAGTGTCATTCCCTTGTTTCCGTCCTTAAAAAAATGAAGTTAGTTAGTACTGAAATCAGGAGTAATTAATAGTAGCACATATTTCTCATGACAAAATCTTTGGAATTAAGGTGGCAGATTACCAATTTATTCACTTGGAACACAGCACAATTATTAATCAATGTGCTGTACAAAGGATATGAAgacatgaaatatgtttttatactTAAATACTATTATCATCAGTCTGTAAGACATACACTTAAATGAGTGAACTCGTCCCCTAGGACGTACTGTGCCACCTTGACAATTTCTTTAGACAGATGGCTGCTCATGCAGCCTGTTTATATCTAAAATTATACATTCAAACCTAGTAAAAAGTAGGTAAAATACTGAAAAGAACA encodes:
- the LOC136832791 gene encoding modifier of protein aggregation 4; translated protein: MTRGNQRELARAKNAKKQQENKKGQSSSQKDGNKGMTLEARKHRDAEMMRLKQQKAAKKDGGAPSAN